The window TTCTTGTTATAGTCAAAAAGATAATTTTTAGTTTAGTGTGATTACTTCATACCTAGATACTAATTTAAGCTATATACTTGATTAAACTTGTTTTGATATAATACTTACTTTGTCTATGGCTCCCTCTCTTCATGACATGTTTAACTTGATTCTGTAACATGCAAAGCTCTCCTGTTTGTATAAGATTGCAACATCACTCTAACTGCATATGTATAGCTGACTGAATATTGCATGTATCCCTGTTTGACTCTATGATTCCATGTTCTTGTCTTAAACTGTACTCAATCCTTTCTTCATTGCAAATTTTAACTGAACTTGATCTCTAAATCTTATGAAAACTTCTTTGTTGATACTATCTGAACATGATGGTTTGTTTAAGGTTAATACTGTTAGGAATGTGATCTTGTTGAGCCCCTTAGGGATTCCATGTTCAAATCTATGAACCTGAAGTTATGTTGAGAGTTTGATCATGTTTCTAATATATCTGATAACTTCTGTAAAACTGGTTAGTTATAACTGTTTGTCTGAACCTTCACTGATGTCTTTTAAAAGTTCCAAGTAGTGTTACTGATTCATGCATGTGCTAGTAGCAAGCTAATCGATTCATAACTAGTCTACCAGGGCAGGAGTGCCTGTAATTCTTGTGTTGCTGCATGCTTAAACTGAGTGctctttgccttttcttttgaATGTGTTCTCCCCAATGTTTTGATGTTTAACAATATGTTATATAGTTTATGTTTCTCTCTTATGTGTGCTTGAAGGTCTGACCTTGAGTTTTACCTAACATGTGGGTTGTTCATCTAGTGTTAGAAAAATATAGAACTGTTTTATGTGCTCTTATGTTATTCTGTTAGAAGGGAGAGTATACTTTTGTGGTAAGTGATACTATAGCATTTTgtttacattgaaagggcctcattggcatttaaacccATAAGGAAAATTTATtgttagtggttaggggtatttagGAGTGGAGTtgaactctaggttgggctgctctccctggcacaagcattgccctgagccttgagtcccttgggaactttgaagtgtcatgGGATTCAAAGGTGGCATCGACCTTGATTAGAACTCCCACCTTAGcctttaattcattgacacttttGGTTCTtaagggtttagtgtttaatgacgatgaaaggttttcaatgtaaattatttgCCATGTATGACAACCATATTCTCATAGTGTTAGACTattgatttttattatatttggttCCAGTCgtttgtttatatatatttcatacaTGGTCGAATATGCTGAAAAATATGGAGCATGTATCTAATGATGTTCTCTTTTATTTTGGACATGTACATCATTTGAGCCTGTTGAGTTCCTAAGGAATTTAGGCCCAATTCAGTCTTGTTGTATTTTTCTGGAGAGTCCAAATCAGCTGTAGCCGCATCTCTTTACTGTTGGGCCTGCCTTCTTGACGCCAGATTACCAGAGTTCAGTCCTCTTCCCCTCAATACGTttgttattatttattatttccttAATCTAGCTTACTGCTTCATTACCTTCTATCTACTGCATTGTTGCTTTGTCACATCTTTGTTGTCATGTATATAATACTCATATATTAGATTACATACtttattttcatgctttaatatCATATAAAACATAGTCAAGCTTTAAATCTATAAGATTTAAAAGGAATTAGTTAGTAAATAATCCTCAACTTGCTAATTATAATTTGCTCATATCATTAATATATTCTCGCTCACTTTTCCTTTTCTTAAAAGATTTTGAAGCCCAGGACATAGTAAAAACAGTGGCCCATTTTCAAAAGGGAATCAGAACTGAATCGTAAGCTTTTCTATCACGAGGTAAATCAGATATTTTCAAAAAAGGTGAAGTACTGTCGCCCCTAAAGGATTTTTAAAAGACCGCTTTTCTTCAAAGTTTTAAAagccaaggtatatcttaggGTCACTTTTACAAACACCTTTTAGGAATACATGAACACCTATCCCATAAATCAACTTTTTCATAACTTAACCTCTTTTCACAAGTTTTATGAAAAATAGACCATTTACATACATATTTCAAAACTCTTTCAACTATATCTACCAACATAGACTCATTTATAAATTCACAACCTTTTAAGGGTCTCACGTTCCTTTTAATAATATCATGCTCTCCCTTAGATATACAGTAAGCCATACTCTTTAATAGTAATTAAGCATAGTACAAATAACTGATCCCTTAAAATTAgcctaagtcctatggagctaccccaggtagattttaaggggtgcctaccacctttcccttagaagaacaagaacccttacccataatttTACCGGTTAGTAGAACAATAATAAATGTGACATAGTAATTAAaaaggtaccctagtatacctttaaatattaggtgatagCTCTCTTTCATCAaaaacagagaaaccacaagttgaatcttgttttgactagtacaaaatagggtgcaataacatgacgactctgctggggatattcacttaggttctgaccttggCAGACTTAGACTAGTTTGGCATCTAGATTTATTTGTGCATTGCTTTTATCATGGATAAAATTGCAATTACGTGCTTTCCTGTTTAGTTGCTCTTTATGCCTACTATCATGCTTAGAGCTCTATTCCTTTGTCTGTTACTACTTTATATACACTTTCATTATATttcttcctatcgagtcttggccgtacactatcacCCACAACGGCATGCGAAGGTTGACTTTTACACCCTTatgaaccttcttttcaaaactctctagtttcaaaGAATGGCTTTGTCACGTGTACTGACATAAATTCTCCCAGCCTTAAgtccaattcaaaagtaggaaacactctaatctagtaaaataggtcatactgcataaacattaggtgagtcggtccttggcaCCAACGCACTATTAGGAAAGCCACCTTAATGTCAACGGGCcatgcacccaacgacatgacttctgtggaaagacaaacaaactTGACAATACACTTAAAGATTCGAAGTAAACGCTTACCCAAACAACTTTATTTTACCCACCTCAGAACAATGGAAATAGACCGAAACCCTGAGATCAGCATGGTAATAGGAGCACCACATAAGTTGAAATAGTGGTGGAAGAATATTCGTCGGGAGCACGAAGATGAGGTTCAGACACACGTGGGGATATTAACCGCATTGCTGAATATCCAAGTAGATAGGTTCTCACTCACCTGTTGATAGCATTTTGGGATCCAGCTAAGGTAGTGTTCAAATTTACCGATTGTGGGTTAGTAACGACATTGGAAGAAGTCACAAGTTTCATGGAGCTGCCATTCAATGAAAGGAAGCCAATATTTCCAGTTACTATGCCCGGTTACCGGTTCTTGGATGCCTTAGTCCTGACCAACAATAGGAGTCTCAAAAGTATCCAGGACGGATGGGTGAGCCTCAACCAGCTGTTCAAAAGATTTGGGCACCGTGAAAGCTATGAATGGTATTAGGGGGAGTTTCAATGTGACCAAGCGACGTGGGAGAGTCTCAGGCCTATAACTTTCTCAACGGCATTGTTGGAGCTATTGGTCTTCCCGCAGCGAAGGGGTTGGATTAACATCAACCTATTACCTATGGTTCCGGTGACCTTCCGCGGCAATCTTCAAGCTACTTTGGAGCCGATGGTGTTAGGTGAGATGCTGAGGACTTTGTCCACATATGCACaagggtatgatttctttaaagGTTGTAACTTGCTGCTTCAGATCTGGGCTACTAAACATTTCTTCCAGCGAGAGGCCATCATCAACTACTTTGTGGGTGTCAGCAATATGATCCGCAACCACAACGAAAGAATGAGACTTTGGGTCTCCCCATATGGTCAAGAAGAGTGGAAGGAAATGCTGACCAACCTGAGTGGGTAATGGATCAACTGGAAGCTACCCATGTTAGGTGGAAGGGAAATCTTGAGGACTCCTCATAAATACTTCATAGAGCTGATCGGACTTGAAGGTATTCAACCATACTCATCCCTGCGGTTCCTCAGACAGTTCGAGATGATCCAAGATATGCCTCTGTGGACAAGGACATCGCTATACGAGGATGAGTACAATGGGCAGATTCTACTTCCCAGGATAAGAAGGCTACAAGAAGAGTGGAACGACTTGGTCACAACACCTATGAGCCAAAACTCGTGGTGTACTCCTGAGTATTACGTCTGGATCAACGAGGAAGAAGAGTTGGCCCGGCCAAGCAGAGAGGGCAAAGCCTGGTTAGAGGACGTGGTGGCTGGTTTGCAAATTTACTATGAGATCCTGCCACATTACCTTGTGACCACTTCAATTCACCATCGTGTAGTCCCAAGATCCATTGACCACATGTTGCCACCCGCTGAAGACGATGATCGGGTAGTGGAGTGCATCCAAATAGAGTCCAAAATAGAGCCAGAAGAAGATCTAGAGGAGGAGTCAGAATTCATTGATGACGAGGTGGAGTTTGAGGAGGACCCGGAGGAGGATCCGTAGGAGGAgctagaagaagaagaggatatGGAAAACAACTGGGAGGgtggttattagagttggttgatttccctttctttccCACTTTGTACCTTTATCCTGAGttttctcttttactttccaAAAGGGCAAGTTGTCCAAGCCCATGCAGTTCTATGAAACACTGATGTATCCTTGTTCCCACTTgtatcagtccaaattatcaatgaaaaaaAATTGCTTCAGATCTtaatgtgtcaagtctaaataTCTGTCAAATATCTGCGaattaggcctacctccggcaatgagaggTCCCTGCGAATTCTAGGAAAAACGCTAGCTGTAATGCACGAATTATTTGCTCTGTGTGACTTCCTGCttgtataaatgaagaaactgactctcgttcctttttttctttcttcttatttttcttttgctttattattatccccaaaaagaaaagaaagttgggTTTTGTCGACCGAAACTGGCGGAACCACCATACAATCTAAGATCAAAGGGAAAGTTTTCAGCCGTAGAAAATCTAactgaacatgctctggtcatagccgatAGCCCGGGGCAATCAGGGGAAAAAGACGACACCAAGAATGATCAACACGTGGCCAGGATGGCATATGAAATGGAGTTTTTAAGGGAGGAGGTACAACATATCAGGGAACTAGCGCACCTGGTCGTGACAATACTTCCTCAACCACCTCGATTCCCTTCTTTGGATTCACTCCCTGACCACTTTCCTTCCACATCACGCcaaaacaacaacaccccaacttCAGCTCCTACGACTCAAGTCATACCTCCAGTGACCCCCGCAAACACACCAAATCCTATATCCACACTCCCTACGTACCATAGTAAATTCAGACACCACAAAAGCCACCCGTCACCACCAATGTAACTCATACTCCTCCCCGTGACGGAGTCACTTTTACCACTAACCAGCATATACTTATGGCACATGCTGCCGCCCATGAGCGGTACGTTCCCCCCGTATATGCCATTTCTAAACCTTCCTTTACAACACCTATCACGGTAAGGGTTCCTTTATGAGGGTGACCAATACATCAGGATGGAGAGGGAAGCCAGGCGTAAGGAAGAAGAGTCAGTAGCTGAGCAGTTGCAAATGTTGAGAAGGCAAATGAAGAGCCGTCAGTGGAGGTCAGAGGCCGCTAGGACGCAATATTTGCTGGACGACAGTGAATGATGGGAGAGAAATTCCCCGAGCTAGTTAAGATGTGATATTTCTTAGAAGAGGGTATAAATTTGGTAAAATGCAATTCATGGCAGCACTACAAGCGGATAGCAAGGCCATCCAATTAGGGTCAATCAGTAGCAGAAACaagaagaaagaggaggtctCAGCAGTTGTCCGTTACTACCAACCCAACTCATATCACATATGCACTTCTtattccccaaacaaccattcaCCACCACCCACTTACGCTCCAGTCTATAACACCCAGCCATATTACCACCCTCAACCACCATACAATCCTTCTCGAGCAAATAACAACCAAAACACACAACGACCATATGCTCCTGTCCAAACCAATACTCATTAAAACTGACCTGCTTATGCACCACGCCCTCGTCCCAACTTTGAAGAGAGGGGTCCTAGAAATTATACTCCGATTACTGAGCCTCTAGCTCAATTATTCGAGAGATTGAGAAGAGCCGGATTGATACAGCCAGTTGAAAGAAGGGTTCCTGAATACCTCTCCAAGTATTTTGATGCCACTAAAAGATACGTGTACCATTCGAATATAACTGGGCATAATACTGAATATTgttttaagttgaaaaatgagattgaaacactaatcaagaGTGGAGCCATTCGGTGCACTCTGACACCGCCCAATATGAATCGCAATCTGCTGCCAAATCACCGAAACCAGGGAGTTAACATGATCACGTTGGACGAAGAGTCTGACCTAAAGGGAATGATTGTCACTATAGGAAATGCAGAAGCCGCCAGGCACCTTCCTCAAAGAGCTCCAATGATTATAGTTCAAATGGGACCTACAGTGACCGTTCAGACCTATTAGTGACTACCTGCCATTGCTACAAATGGCGAGGAAGGTCAGGAGTACAAAACCGTCCCATGGACGTACCAACAGAAGAGAAAGGCCAAAATGACAAACTCTACCACAGCCCATGGCATGACTAGGTCTGGGAGATTCTATTCTCCTGCAGATGTCAATCGAGGGTACTCGGAAAGAGAGAAAATTCAAAGGAGGAACATAACAGACCCAGAAGCCGGCGAGTTCTGGAAGAGAATGTCAAACAAAGAGTATTCTGTGGAGGAGCAGCTGTAAGAAAACTCCAGCACATATATCAATCATGGATCTATTAATGAGTTCCGACATTCATAAGGACACCTTGTTGAATgtactaagtggggtaagtgtaccaagtaacaccacCAATGAGACGCTGGCCGCAACAATTGAGAAAATGGTCTAAGAAAACATGATCACTTTCAAAAGAGACGAACTTCCTGTCAAAGGCATAAGTCACAACAAGGCTCTTCACATTAGAGTCAAATGTAGGGACAAAGTGGTGTCCTGAGTGTTGGTCGATGGAGGGTCAGGAGTCAATATTTGTCTGCTCTCCACCCTACGAGAGTTAGGAATTCATTTGAAggaagtcaaggaaagccacGTAAGGGTGAGAGCCTTTGATGGTTCGCAAaaagatgttattggagaaatttatttggccTTGCAAATCGGGCCGGTCAAATTCCCCATATTGTTTCAAGTAATGGACATCTCCTCTTCCTACAACTTGCTGCTGGACATGCCCTGGATACATATGGCAGGGGATATGCCATCCACTTTGCGCCAATGCATAAAAATTGAGTGGGGATGTCAGGAGGTTGTGGTTCATGGAAAGTGGGGACACTACGCCTATTTGGAGTATGCTCTTCCATTTATTGAAGGGCTAGACGGAGTTTCTTTCCATGCAGTGGAAATCATGAATACTACCGAGATGGAGGAGACTGAACAAAACTTGAGAATGCAGTCTCCGTATAGATCTAAGATGGATATGAgagagatgatgaaatatggatacagACCAGGAACAAGGCTGAGGGCCAAGGCCGGATGAAATCAAAGAGCCAATTGAACATAATGGGCATAAAGAAAGAGCCGACATAGGATATCAGCCTCCGGAAGGGAAAGCTCATACCATTAGCTCGGGGAAAAATGTTTTTATGCCAGAGCATGTTGCAAGTCCGGGAAGAGTTCAACACccgaagatgatatcatcgaAGGGACGGGAAAGATGttcgtgaatatgattgaagaatgtCGTTAAGGAACTTacatcaagacaccgactatCTGGGATGCCGAACAAGGGGAAGAGCTACAAAATTGGACCACCAGTCCATATTTGGTTCACCAAGAGTCTTGGTAGTATTAGAACTATAAAAGTTTTCTTTTAAAAAGCGCACGATCAATTGAGGCTTGGACCGTAtttgtacctttttgtcatttgcctcttttgAATGCTTAAGAAgttcctcttttgatgaaataaaaagaatcactTTCTCAAATGTTGCAACTTTATTTACCGCTTTATTTATACTTAACTTTCCTTTTTCAGTAATCAAAGTTCTAAAAGCCTGCGTTTCGGgattatgacatgtaatgaaATTGTCGAGCATAATGACCCAGATTATGAGGAGTATGATGAGAGTATGATGCCCTATAATCTCCCGCAGGAAATTGAGCAGTCAGGGAGTTAGAAAAAGACCATCCTTGAAGAAACAGAAGTGGTCAATcttggaagtgaagaagatgtaaAAGAAACCAGAATCAACATTCATTTGGAAGCTGAGCAGAAGGAAAACTGATTGAGCTCCTCCGACAGTACATCGATGTGttcgcatggtcctacgatgacaTGCCAGGATTAAGTATTGACATTGTCTCGCATCGACTGCCCACCAATCCTACCAGACCGCCGGTCAAGTAGAAACCCACAAAATTCAAACCTGATTTAAGTTTGAGGATAATGGAAGAAGTGACCAAACAGATAGAAGGGAATGTGgtaagggtcaccaattatccAAGATGGTAGGCAAACATTGCCCCAGTACCCAAAAATAGCGCCCTTGCAACCCTATTATCTATGATtcagcatccagacaagaactacatcgacccTATCGAGGTAGAGATTAAGGATCATCCTGCCTATTTCTTCCATGTAGATGAAGAACCAGATAgtaaaccatggtatcatgacatcaaGAAATTCCTTGCAACCAGAGAATACCTAGAGAATACTACTAATGGTCAAAAGCAAGCCCTTAGGAGGCTGGCAAACCACTTTTTCCTCAACGAGGAAGTCCTATACAGAAAGACCCCAGACATAGGTTTGTTGAGATATGTAGACGCCGCTGAGGCAACCAGATTATTGGAGGAAATACATGCAGGAATATGCAGATCCCACATGAGTGGGTTCATATTAGCCAAGAAGATCTTGAGAGCTAGAttcttttggatgactatggaaagtgACAATATCTGTTATGTACAAAAGTGTCACCAGATCAAGATTCACAGGGCCGGGTTCCACCGAATGAGTCAAACGTAATGGTTTCACTCTGGCCATTCgccgcttggggcatggacgtgattggacctatagagccTGCCACATCAAACAAACATCATTTCATCTTGGTAGCTATCGACTATTTCACCAAATGTGTCGAGTCGTCTACTTACAAAGCCATCACGAAGAAGGTAGTGACAAattatgtctgaaataacatcatcTGCAGATTTGGAATACCGGAGTCTATCATCAATGACAATGCCGCTAACCTCAATAGTGACTTCATGAGAGTAATATGCGAGAAGTTCAAAATTGTTCACCGTAATTCCACATCCTACAGACCACAAACAAATGGAACAGTCGAggcagccaacaagaatatcaagagaatttTACGGAGGATAGTAGATAATCACAGACAATGGCCTGAGAAACTACCTTTCGCTTTACTGGGTTATCAGActaccatgagaacatccactaGGGCAACACCTTAAATGTTGTTATGGCATTGAATCTTTGATACCTGTAGAGGTCGAAATACTGCCTTTAAGAGTCATTCTAGAAGCAAAATTGGACGACACAGAGTGGATACGAGTCATACAGgaacaactcatgctcattgatgaGAAAAGAATGGATGTAGTATGACATGGTCAACTATATCACAATAGGATGACCATCACATTTAACAAGAGAGTGAAGCCTCGCCAATTCACACAGGGACAAttggttttgaagaaaatctttccccatcaagaagaagccaaaggaaaattcgcaccaaattggaaaggtccttacatggttcaccgagcaCTGTCTGGTGGAGCTCTAATCTTTGAATAAATGGATGGAAGAGTCAACACGAAGCCCTTCAACTCAAACATAATCAAGATATACAATGTTTGAAGACAAATAAAGTTAGTTTTTTTGCtgtaacagaactacgttcaacctgacttcacacggagggatacgtaggcaacccatatAGGGTTTGGTTTCTCTCCCCCCTTTTTTCTTGTAATAAAAAAACTAAATATCACTTTTGTATGTTGCTCAGGAACTATGCCGACTTGATTTCCTCagaaaggaatacgtaggcaatcctcattggATTCActcatcttttgtaattgaactacgttctggcctgattccatttggatacataggttgtctgagtcagactcgaccattttcattcttaatctcatcattttgTATCTGTTGTAATCGAACTAAGCCTGAATCAGGCTCGGTCATCTTCAGCCTATTTTATCACAATCTACGAACTACGTTCAGAACTGATTccattttggatacgtaggcaacctgaaagggttcggtcataaccttaggaaaattCTTGTAATGCATTAGTTAAAATTAGGAAGCAGTCGCGTTGTTAGAAACATCACAGAAGATCGACACCAACATGACAATGTTTCAAGAGGATATGCTCACGCGTGGAGAATCTTTGGTAACATGTCATAATCTGGAATGGCGACATTTGGCTTAATCAAAATGTTTTCTAACgacaatattatatatatatatataaaatctggAACAATGTCATTTGCCttaaaaaactattttcaaaatgtTCCATCTACTGAAATTTGAGGCGTAATCACGTCGATGGCTGGGGCAAACCAAACACTGTGGTCAACACAAACCaacttccccccccccccactaagAATATATTTTGAGTGCAGGGTCAACAAGGAGTAAGGAAGCACTAGGACCACACTGCAGCAAATGACGGACCCACCTCTTGCCTAAGATTATCTCTCTTCCTAATTCTCTTCAATTTTTCTGGTACATCTAAAGCTAATCTTTGAATCCTTTACAGGTATCTCGGAATCAGCCAGTTGATACAAAAAAACTTGTATATAGCAAATCGCCTGCTCCACTAATTGAAGCATCTTGAAACGAGCCGTCGACTTCATCAATTAAAGTCCTGTATATAGAAAATCATCAACTTAATCAATCGGAGCGCCTGTACAAATTGAATGTCGGCTTTGCTAATTGAAGTCATGTATATAACAAACTgtcagctcaatcaatcggagcgcGCTGCACAAATCGAACGTCGGATTCGCCAATCgaagccttgtatatagcaaactgaaAAACTTCACAAACAATGCAACTTGCATCGCTGCTCTGCCACAACGGATGCCAGAATAGACAGTCACAAATCTCGTCACCGATGTTCTGCCAATCGATGGCCGCAACTTAGCTccgcagtcaagagtatctcttgggcatgcttttatttcatttattattactttgaatgttttaACATTTTGCACATGTAGCTTCAGGCATGATCACAGTTTAGTCAATCACTCCCAAGTGAAAATTACTTTACAtgtcagtgcaaagctctcccaacaagtggAGACACACTCTataaatcaagctctcccaacaagcggagacacttctcagtgcaaagctctcccaacagaCGCACTCTACCAATCACTACTCCATTTTTTTCAGTGCACAAATTACACAGATTCATAGAAAACTTGATCTAAAATGCTATATATCTTATGTAACGTGACTCAGTTTATATAACTCCAATTTCTGACGATGCCATATATATTGTCTCAAATTTGTTTGAGGGGAAAAGGCTATAGTTTTGAAATTCTTTTGCCCTTTACGTGGGTTGCTGCGTGTTGGTGATTTCAAATACTTATATGGTTCTTATGGGCTCAAGATCATGTTTTATACGAATTTGTGTTATTTGTTCGCTGAAAAAATGAAGTTATGGTGGAGATGTGATACTACCATTTTTTTTGTTGAGATAATTTTCGTATTCTCCGACATTTGCGGTACATAGACCGACTAACAAATCGAGTTAAGATCAAGTGTCCCATCATCCTGATCCCAAATACCGGCTCGTTGGCAGCCAagcatcatcattcctgcatcatgTACATCACATCTTAATATATTCTGCATCACAATATTTTGGTATGCGTATATTTCATTTGTTTTGTAGGAACAAATACCGCAGCATGGAACTTTTCTTAGCAGCAGACTGAACCACAACGCTATGGGGATAGCCAACCTATTAGCAAGCCAAAGATCCAAGTTCAAGACTATCAGTGAGATTCAAAATTGTCAAATCCTTCAATTTAAGCCGCAAACTCAAGCTATCATGAGTGTCTAACCCTCTATCTCGTCGTATCAtcataatacgatactggggcAATTTTTGCGAGTGCCGCTTCCCCAAAGTCTCCACTCTAGAACTACATAAGGtctgatcctcgttaagcccaAGGATGTAAGTCGTTCAAAGCCAGAATTTGGCCCCAATATCTCcaaaattttcccaaaaatcttcTGAGATTCTTCCTTAACTCAATTCTGCAATTCATAATCTTCATTCCACTCTTGCAATACATGCCTAAAGTCGGGACAgaattggctttggttcaatttctctgCATGAAAACTCTTTTATCGTCACCGGTCAAAGAGGGAcagctgttgacggccaattttgaccctccgttttaaaattaatttacttatacttaatactttatcataaatattttaaaagtgttTTCTAGTaacaaattcttatttttttacaaattaattaagtattagtttttaAAATTAATCGCGTAGTATtaacattatgtaattacaaatatacttactattttaagcttattaaaatatttcttatatatacattacataggttctatgattaatttaatgaattactcttttgtcacgacccatttccacaataggccgtgatggcgcccaacgccgTCATTATGCAAGCCAACACTGATTAGACTAGTGAATTCCCGTTTAAATAGTTTACTAAATGGATAACACTTTCTCATTTGTTAAAAAGGTTTAGGAATTTACACTTTGAAGCATAATCAAACGATAGCAATTAAGTGCAAATCGTAATCATTTAACAATCCCAAAATCATAAATCTattagtgtgtgtgccaagacctggtgtcacaaatgtgtggacaatctagtagaatatacaaaagaatactagccTACTGTCTAGAAAAAGAACTAGACAGAAATGAACAAAAGAAAAGACTACAGCTGCTGCAGAATGGCTCGGAAAACAGCTCACCGGAAGGTCTCTGAGTCCAAGTCAAGTGTGCGCGCCAgactgataaccagatgcacctgcctcagatcctacacattcaagtgcagaagtgtagagtgagtacataaacaacatgtacccagtaagtatctagtctaacctcgaagaagtagtgatgaatggtcgactttgacacttattaAGGGCCAAAAACATGATAATATGaagttctaattaagcatgaCATATATAATTTTAAGAGAACTCAACATGAAGTAAATAAACAAATCCTTCTTTCAAGTAAGGAAAAATCATTGCACTCATATATCCCTTTCACCTTCCAAGTCCG is drawn from Nicotiana tomentosiformis chromosome 12, ASM39032v3, whole genome shotgun sequence and contains these coding sequences:
- the LOC117273640 gene encoding uncharacterized protein, which gives rise to MIQHPDKNYIDPIEVEIKDHPAYFFHVDEEPDSKPWYHDIKKFLATREYLENTTNGQKQALRRLANHFFLNEEVLYRKTPDIGLLRYVDAAEATRLLEEIHAGICRSHMSGFILAKKILRARFFWMTMESDNICYVQKCHQIKIHRAGFHRMSQT